In the Geobacter sp. FeAm09 genome, one interval contains:
- a CDS encoding ROK family protein, whose product MTNNHAMMTSASEQTPFRIGIDLGGTKTEALLLAPDGAVLLRERRATPLDQGYRAVLATVTTAVREAMARVPAGAPCTVGIGIPGSSDERTGLVRNANSTCLIGRPLQGDLEWELGRAVTLCNDADCFTLAECRQGAGLGYGLVFGVIMGTGCGGGICIDGRVRPGPHRIAGEWGHLSVDPAGAVCYCGNRGCVETKISGSGVEAAFVREYGERLSMERIVAGARTGEPRCRAAFDRFLDDFGRCLGGLISILDPDAVVLGGGLSNIIELYTTGIERVRHYAFHEHLATPILKNRLGDSAGVFGAAWIGV is encoded by the coding sequence ATGACAAATAACCATGCCATGATGACCTCTGCCTCTGAACAGACACCTTTCCGCATCGGCATCGACCTGGGGGGCACCAAGACCGAGGCGCTGCTCCTGGCGCCCGACGGGGCGGTCCTGCTCCGGGAGCGCCGTGCCACCCCCCTCGACCAAGGGTACCGCGCCGTATTGGCAACCGTGACCACGGCCGTCCGTGAAGCCATGGCCCGGGTCCCGGCCGGGGCGCCCTGCACGGTGGGGATCGGCATCCCCGGTTCCAGCGACGAACGGACCGGGCTGGTGCGCAACGCCAACTCCACCTGCCTCATCGGCAGGCCCCTGCAGGGGGATCTGGAATGGGAACTGGGCCGGGCCGTGACCCTGTGCAACGATGCCGACTGCTTCACCCTGGCCGAGTGCCGCCAGGGAGCGGGGCTCGGATACGGGCTGGTGTTCGGGGTCATCATGGGGACCGGCTGCGGGGGCGGGATCTGCATCGACGGGCGGGTGCGCCCGGGGCCGCACCGTATCGCCGGGGAATGGGGGCACCTGTCGGTGGACCCGGCCGGAGCGGTGTGCTACTGCGGCAACCGGGGATGCGTGGAGACGAAGATCAGCGGTTCGGGGGTGGAGGCGGCCTTTGTCCGGGAATACGGCGAACGCCTGTCCATGGAGCGGATCGTGGCCGGCGCCCGGACGGGCGAGCCGCGCTGCCGCGCCGCCTTCGACCGTTTCCTGGACGACTTCGGCCGCTGCCTGGGAGGGCTGATCTCGATCCTCGACCCGGACGCGGTCGTCCTGGGGGGCGGCCTGTCCAACATCATCGAGCTGTACACCACCGGAATCGAACGGGTACGGCACTACGCCTTCCACGAG